The bacterium genome window below encodes:
- a CDS encoding NADH-dependent [FeFe] hydrogenase, group A6 translates to MITANINGIPVHVRKGTTILEAAKKININIPVLCKHPDLDSTASCGICVVKNGGSSKFLRACCTPIEEGMNIITHDNELQEVRKTVIELILSNHPNDCLQCARNNNCELQKLAADFGIREYPFHQLQKGLKPDLSTKILKIVPDKCILCGRCINVCQNIQNVWALSFLERGINTRISAAGDIDLADSPCIKCGQCAAHCPTGAIAEYDETEKTWQALYDPDKYCVVQIAPAVRVAIGEAFGYPEGENLTGKLYAALRKLGFKAVFDTSFGADLTVMEEATEFIERFVNKKGPLPLITSCCPSWVDFMEKFYSDMIEHFSTAKSPQSMVGVLSKTYYAEKHNIDPSKIFMVSIMPCTAKKYEITRSEEMFASGYQDIDVSLTTRELARMIKQAGVNFAGLPDEEPDHILGDYTGAGVIFGTTGGVMEAALRTAHFLVTGKNAGIMDFESVRGLKGVKETTVDIAGNKIRVAIAHGIGNVEYVLNKIQKAIAEKKEPPYHFVEVMACPGGCVGGGGQPYGVTDKLRMSRAQGLYLDDENQDYHYAHENPYIKKLYDEFLGKPLSEKSHKLLHTFYNPRPLYRK, encoded by the coding sequence ATGATAACTGCTAATATAAATGGTATTCCTGTCCATGTAAGAAAAGGAACAACGATTCTTGAAGCTGCAAAAAAAATCAATATAAATATTCCTGTTTTATGTAAACATCCTGACCTTGATTCAACGGCTTCTTGTGGGATATGTGTTGTTAAGAATGGAGGTAGTAGTAAATTTTTAAGAGCGTGTTGTACACCTATCGAAGAAGGGATGAATATAATTACTCACGATAACGAACTACAAGAGGTGCGTAAGACAGTCATAGAACTTATATTGTCTAATCACCCAAACGACTGTCTCCAATGTGCAAGAAACAATAATTGTGAACTACAAAAACTTGCAGCTGATTTTGGTATAAGAGAATATCCTTTCCACCAGTTACAGAAAGGTTTAAAACCAGACCTTTCCACAAAAATACTTAAGATTGTGCCTGATAAATGTATTCTGTGTGGTAGATGTATTAATGTATGCCAAAATATACAAAATGTTTGGGCTCTCTCGTTTTTGGAGAGGGGTATTAATACAAGAATTTCAGCCGCTGGAGATATTGACCTTGCAGATAGCCCGTGTATAAAATGTGGGCAGTGTGCAGCCCATTGTCCAACAGGCGCTATCGCTGAATATGATGAAACCGAAAAAACCTGGCAAGCTCTTTATGACCCAGATAAATATTGTGTTGTACAGATAGCTCCTGCTGTTAGGGTAGCTATTGGTGAAGCGTTTGGTTACCCTGAAGGAGAAAACCTGACAGGCAAACTGTATGCCGCTTTAAGAAAACTTGGTTTTAAAGCTGTCTTTGATACCTCGTTTGGTGCAGACTTGACTGTTATGGAGGAAGCTACTGAGTTTATTGAGAGGTTTGTAAACAAAAAAGGACCACTTCCTCTTATTACTTCTTGTTGTCCGTCTTGGGTGGATTTTATGGAGAAATTTTATTCTGATATGATAGAACATTTCTCTACCGCCAAATCTCCTCAATCTATGGTTGGAGTGTTATCTAAAACATATTATGCTGAAAAACATAATATCGACCCTTCAAAAATATTTATGGTTTCTATTATGCCGTGCACAGCTAAAAAATATGAGATAACACGGAGCGAAGAGATGTTTGCTTCTGGGTATCAGGATATAGATGTTTCTTTGACTACAAGAGAACTTGCCCGTATGATAAAACAGGCAGGCGTGAATTTTGCTGGTCTACCTGATGAAGAGCCAGACCATATTCTGGGAGATTATACAGGAGCAGGAGTTATTTTTGGTACTACAGGTGGTGTTATGGAAGCTGCTTTAAGAACAGCACATTTTTTGGTTACTGGAAAGAATGCTGGTATTATGGATTTTGAAAGTGTTAGAGGTTTGAAAGGTGTAAAAGAAACCACTGTGGATATTGCTGGTAACAAAATAAGAGTAGCTATTGCTCACGGGATAGGTAATGTTGAATATGTTTTAAATAAAATACAGAAAGCTATTGCAGAAAAGAAAGAACCACCTTACCATTTTGTGGAAGTTATGGCTTGCCCTGGCGGGTGTGTAGGTGGTGGTGGGCAGCCTTATGGTGTTACCGATAAACTGCGTATGTCTCGTGCTCAGGGGCTATATTTAGATGATGAAAATCAAGATTATCATTATGCTCATGAGAATCCGTACATAAAAAAACTATACGACGAATTTCTTGGAAAACCCCTTAGTGAAAAGAGTCATAAACTTCTCCACACTTTTTATAATCCAAGACCTCTTTACCGTAAATAG
- the hydF gene encoding [FeFe] hydrogenase H-cluster maturation GTPase HydF, protein MMRRTPKSLRLQIGIFGRTNVGKSTFLNYVTHQNVAVTSSLPGTTTDIVEKSIELLPIGPVVFLDTAGVDDISPLAKLRAEKTRNIFKRADVFVLVVEPDIWGQYEEELVLTAKKNRAALIVVVNKIDIKSPGADFISKIKKITPYYLYCSCLDSANRDKTISEFKQALSKACPDGVLAETFLVGDLVPNRGVLMLIVPIDIQAPKGRLILPQVQVLRDALDNNIITIVVKDDNIKETISKLKELPSLAICDSQVVGKMVSQLPSTVNCTTFSILFTRYKGNLAEAVKGAMVIDSIEKGDRILIAESCSHHPIADDIGRVKIPSWIQEYKGFKVPFDVFSGRDYPQDMEKYKLVIHCGGCMLTQREMLNRIYQAKEQNVPITNYGVVISFLEGVLDRALSPFPEELTIYKRELIKQKSSNREKN, encoded by the coding sequence ATGATGAGGAGAACACCCAAATCATTGAGGTTGCAGATAGGTATATTTGGAAGAACAAATGTGGGGAAATCTACTTTTCTCAATTATGTTACGCACCAAAATGTTGCTGTTACATCTTCTCTACCCGGTACAACAACAGATATAGTTGAAAAAAGTATAGAGTTGTTACCTATAGGACCTGTAGTTTTTCTTGATACTGCAGGTGTAGACGATATATCTCCTCTTGCCAAATTGCGTGCTGAGAAAACTCGAAATATTTTTAAGAGAGCAGACGTGTTTGTACTTGTTGTTGAACCTGATATATGGGGGCAGTATGAAGAAGAACTGGTTTTGACAGCAAAGAAGAATAGAGCGGCTCTCATTGTGGTTGTTAATAAGATAGATATAAAATCTCCTGGAGCGGATTTTATTTCAAAAATCAAAAAAATCACTCCATACTATCTCTACTGTTCTTGTTTAGATAGTGCAAATAGAGATAAGACTATCTCAGAGTTTAAACAAGCACTTTCTAAAGCTTGCCCTGACGGCGTACTTGCTGAAACTTTCCTTGTAGGAGATTTGGTTCCTAACAGAGGGGTTTTAATGCTGATTGTGCCTATAGATATTCAAGCTCCCAAGGGACGTTTGATATTGCCGCAAGTGCAGGTGTTAAGAGATGCTCTCGATAATAACATAATAACTATTGTTGTTAAAGACGATAATATAAAAGAAACAATCAGTAAATTGAAAGAGTTACCTTCGTTAGCGATTTGTGATTCTCAGGTTGTTGGTAAAATGGTAAGCCAGCTTCCATCCACAGTTAATTGTACAACATTCTCTATTCTTTTTACCAGATACAAGGGAAACCTTGCTGAAGCGGTTAAAGGGGCTATGGTAATAGATTCTATAGAGAAAGGCGATAGAATACTTATAGCAGAAAGTTGTTCTCACCACCCTATTGCCGATGATATTGGTAGGGTAAAGATTCCTAGCTGGATACAAGAATATAAAGGGTTTAAGGTTCCTTTTGATGTTTTCTCGGGTAGAGATTACCCACAAGATATGGAGAAATATAAGCTTGTTATACATTGTGGGGGTTGTATGCTAACGCAGAGAGAGATGTTGAATCGTATATATCAAGCAAAAGAACAAAATGTTCCAATTACAAACTATGGTGTAGTGATATCTTTTCTTGAAGGTGTTTTGGATAGAGCTTTATCGCCTTTTCCAGAAGAACTAACAATATATAAAAGAGAACTTATTAAGCAAAAAAGTTCTAATAGAGAGAAAAACTAA
- a CDS encoding amidohydrolase family protein yields MDKISIIDTHAHPVLGKFADDAADKCLKAAFQFNVKKLCVMGNVSTFGEDPTEKEVQIINDNSIQVVKKHPDNFIGFCFLNPKHDKTFIFEEAERCIAQAGFRGIKLWVSVKANDKKLSNIMEVASKFGIPVLQHTWYKSIGNRQGESSPSDIAYLASRYPNIKIIMGHLGGCGMRGVLDIEKFSNVYVETGGSQPATGILEFAVRTIGPERVLFGSDTPCRSFPSQLGRIYGADISDKSKKMILAENAKKLLDIK; encoded by the coding sequence ATGGATAAAATATCAATAATAGATACACACGCACACCCTGTTTTAGGAAAATTTGCAGACGACGCTGCTGATAAATGTTTGAAAGCAGCTTTCCAGTTTAATGTGAAAAAACTCTGTGTTATGGGTAATGTTTCTACCTTTGGAGAAGACCCAACCGAAAAAGAAGTACAAATAATCAATGATAATAGTATACAAGTAGTAAAAAAACATCCTGACAATTTTATCGGTTTCTGTTTTCTCAACCCCAAGCATGATAAAACATTTATTTTTGAAGAGGCCGAAAGGTGTATTGCGCAAGCAGGGTTTAGAGGTATAAAACTGTGGGTATCAGTAAAAGCTAATGATAAAAAGTTATCTAATATTATGGAAGTAGCATCAAAGTTCGGTATCCCTGTGTTACAACATACGTGGTATAAATCTATAGGAAATAGACAAGGGGAATCGAGCCCTTCTGATATTGCTTACCTTGCTTCAAGGTACCCTAATATTAAAATTATTATGGGACACCTTGGAGGTTGTGGGATGAGAGGGGTTCTTGATATAGAAAAATTCAGTAATGTTTATGTTGAAACAGGTGGTAGCCAACCTGCTACTGGTATTTTAGAGTTTGCAGTCAGAACAATAGGTCCTGAAAGAGTTTTGTTTGGTTCAGATACACCTTGCAGAAGTTTTCCATCTCAGCTTGGTCGTATTTACGGTGCTGATATAAGTGACAAATCAAAAAAAATGATTTTAGCAGAAAATGCTAAAAAACTACTTGATATAAAATGA
- the hydE gene encoding [FeFe] hydrogenase H-cluster radical SAM maturase HydE, with the protein MTDILVCNKIDTPNVAQLFQQADSIRKKHCGDDVHLRGIIEFSNYCEKNCFYCGLRRDNKKLTRYRMLPDEILETARQVVANGVKTIVLQSGEERRDIKEICNIVEKIKRELDCAVTLSLGEKTVDEYRALKNSGADRYLLKFETSNEKLFKKLKPDSSYMARLKCLDILEQLSFQTGAGNIVGLPEQTIKILEEDILLLKQLNPAMISITPFLPHPDTPLGKCRPGDLNLTLKTLALARITVPTSHMPATTAIRTLHKQGAEKALLCGANVIMPNFTPPQYKNLYLIYPDKVCLKEDAEQSIEEIKGLLTKLGRKISTGYGHSLKR; encoded by the coding sequence ATGACAGATATTCTTGTATGTAACAAAATAGATACACCAAACGTTGCCCAACTATTTCAACAGGCAGACTCTATACGCAAAAAACATTGCGGTGATGATGTTCATTTAAGAGGGATTATAGAGTTTTCTAACTATTGTGAAAAGAACTGTTTTTACTGCGGACTAAGGCGAGATAACAAAAAACTTACCCGTTACAGGATGTTACCTGATGAAATATTAGAGACTGCCAGACAGGTTGTAGCTAATGGAGTTAAAACCATTGTTCTTCAATCAGGTGAAGAAAGACGGGATATAAAAGAGATATGTAATATTGTTGAAAAAATAAAAAGAGAACTTGATTGTGCTGTTACTTTATCTCTTGGTGAAAAAACGGTTGATGAATATAGAGCTTTAAAAAATTCTGGTGCTGATAGATATTTACTTAAATTTGAAACATCAAACGAGAAGTTGTTCAAAAAACTTAAACCTGATTCTTCATATATGGCAAGATTAAAATGTCTTGATATTCTTGAACAATTAAGTTTTCAAACAGGTGCAGGCAATATTGTGGGTTTACCTGAACAGACAATAAAGATTCTTGAAGAAGATATTCTTTTATTAAAACAACTCAATCCTGCTATGATAAGTATTACACCTTTCTTACCTCATCCAGATACTCCGCTTGGCAAATGCCGTCCAGGAGATTTAAACCTTACCCTTAAAACACTTGCTCTCGCACGGATAACTGTTCCTACATCACATATGCCTGCAACAACAGCTATAAGAACTTTGCATAAACAAGGTGCAGAGAAAGCTCTTTTGTGTGGCGCAAATGTTATTATGCCAAATTTCACTCCACCTCAATATAAAAACCTTTATCTTATATATCCTGATAAGGTATGCCTAAAAGAGGATGCAGAACAATCTATTGAAGAGATTAAAGGGTTGCTTACAAAACTTGGAAGAAAGATTTCAACAGGGTACGGGCATAGTTTGAAACGGTAG
- the hydG gene encoding [FeFe] hydrogenase H-cluster radical SAM maturase HydG: MNIQEWTKQRIRMPEVERFMTNETPFINAQDIERLLKIETVCTPERFKDILQKSLSIETLTLEETACLLNVTDKDMLEEMKETALKIKKKVYDNRIVTFAPLYMGNYCVNNCAYCGFRSSNREVTRTVLTLEEVKRETEILAGKIGHKRLITVYGEHPKNDVDYITDTIQAVYGVKVKARYGYGQIRRTNVNAPPFGIEDLKKLHNAGIGTYQVFQETYHPKTYSQVHPPATIKGNYLWRLYTMHRAMEAGIDDVGLGVLFGLYDWKFEVMGLVAHNRELEKSFGVGTHTISFPRIDPALGTPYSDNPPYRVSDEDFIKLMTVIRLAVPHTGMIITARETADMRRTSLSLGITQTDASTRIGVGGYSHKKDSDTADKQQFILGDTRSLEEVIKEFTSLGYITSFCTAGYRCSRTGKSIMELLKTGQEGRFCKLNAVLTFREWLDDFASEETRQEAEILIQKEISEIKQMMPSVYPMFIEYYNRTKKGDRDIYF, encoded by the coding sequence ATGAATATACAAGAATGGACAAAACAACGTATAAGAATGCCTGAAGTAGAACGGTTTATGACCAATGAAACACCTTTTATAAATGCTCAAGATATAGAAAGGCTCTTAAAAATAGAAACCGTATGCACACCTGAAAGGTTTAAGGATATACTCCAAAAATCTTTGTCAATAGAAACCTTGACTTTAGAAGAGACTGCCTGCTTGTTAAATGTAACAGATAAGGATATGTTGGAAGAGATGAAAGAGACAGCTTTAAAGATTAAAAAGAAGGTTTATGATAATAGAATCGTTACCTTTGCGCCTCTTTATATGGGTAACTATTGTGTGAACAACTGTGCATATTGCGGATTTAGGTCTTCTAATAGAGAGGTTACTCGCACAGTTTTAACCCTGGAAGAGGTTAAGCGAGAGACAGAAATTCTTGCTGGTAAAATTGGACACAAACGGCTGATAACAGTTTATGGAGAGCATCCTAAAAACGATGTTGATTATATTACAGATACTATACAAGCAGTTTACGGGGTTAAAGTAAAAGCAAGGTATGGTTATGGTCAGATTAGAAGGACAAATGTTAATGCGCCACCTTTTGGTATTGAAGACCTAAAAAAACTTCATAATGCAGGGATAGGGACATACCAGGTTTTTCAAGAGACGTACCATCCTAAAACATATAGCCAAGTACACCCTCCAGCAACCATAAAAGGGAATTACTTATGGCGTCTTTATACAATGCACAGAGCAATGGAAGCAGGTATAGATGATGTTGGATTGGGGGTCTTGTTTGGTCTTTATGACTGGAAGTTTGAAGTTATGGGGCTTGTTGCTCACAACAGAGAACTTGAGAAATCTTTTGGAGTGGGAACCCATACCATCTCTTTTCCCAGGATAGACCCTGCGTTAGGTACTCCATATAGTGATAACCCTCCTTATAGAGTGTCTGATGAAGATTTTATAAAACTTATGACAGTTATACGGCTGGCAGTTCCTCATACAGGTATGATAATCACTGCAAGAGAAACTGCAGATATGAGAAGAACTTCTCTCTCTTTGGGTATTACCCAAACGGATGCTTCAACAAGGATAGGAGTAGGCGGATATAGCCATAAAAAAGATAGCGATACAGCAGATAAGCAACAGTTTATTCTTGGAGATACCCGCAGTCTTGAAGAAGTAATAAAAGAGTTTACCAGTTTAGGGTATATAACTTCTTTTTGTACAGCTGGGTATAGATGTAGCCGTACAGGTAAGTCGATTATGGAACTTTTAAAAACAGGGCAGGAAGGCAGATTTTGTAAACTTAACGCTGTTTTAACTTTTAGAGAGTGGTTAGACGATTTTGCTTCTGAAGAGACTCGCCAAGAGGCAGAAATTCTTATCCAGAAAGAAATTTCAGAAATAAAACAGATGATGCCTTCTGTTTATCCTATGTTTATAGAATATTATAATAGAACCAAAAAAGGCGATAGAGATATATACTTTTAA